The genomic stretch GAAAAAGATGTCCGTAGACACCGTTGACACTGGCAACGAAATTGAATCAATCTCAAAAAGACCTATTCGCGTTTAGACTGAACAAGCACGATCGATCGTTCgatcgatcttatttaatccaATTAGTTTtttacactacaacataaaaagaatcGGTCTGACCTTTATTTTCCTATCTAAATATAACAAACACCTGAAAAAAGATCGATCGCGATCGATCTCAGCGTTTATACCAAAAAAACGATCGAtttaaataagatcgatctttttAAAACCACCTCCAGTGGTAGACTTTTTAAATCCGATTAAAGATCAATCTTACCCGTTTACAGTGAACCAATGATCGATTTCAAAAAGATCGATTTTAAGATTTATCTTTTTtgtcagtgtaaacggggtctaatTGAGGACTACATTGTGGAACCCTCTTAAGACAAATATgtgtcgtaagaccatcctaagacatgtcttagttcTAAAACAGTTTCTTGAAACAAGCCCCATGTGCTCCGTCTTTTCAAGATGTTACAGGGTTCTGAGATTAtaattctccatttattttactttaactttgttttaaaataaaaaaaaaattatgtctgtGATATGGAAGATTTCTATGTACATATagtattatttataaaaacaaataaaggtTTTCCTCTCACACGTCCTCaacaattatatttcaatttttgtaaagcttgaaaaatataattttgtcttTGGAAatagtttttgtttgaatcaattATTCCTTGTCTCGTATGTGTATAACTACACCTCTTTTCATTTCATGTTTTTACAACATAAACATGTAGGACAAACAAATGAATTTCACATCATGTTTCACTTTTTATTAATAGTTTTCTCAATAATCTAGAATCACGGAAATCCTCTTTATCTGTGTACATCATTTAAAAGGTAGGATTCAAACGTTTGCTCAAAGTTTTATTTAATGTATACCAAGCATAATGATTATAACGCAATCTAACCCCGATGAAACGTATACAATGTGTGATACTAGCAGTATGGATCAGCATATCTATCTAGATTTTGACAGTAAACCCGACATTAAGAAGAGTAACCGTCCATTTCTGAAACGTTCTGCAAAACGAATTATATTATGCGCTATTGTCATTGTCACGACAGCTGTTCTATCATCAGGACTTACATTTGCTGTTCTGTATTTTAATGGTAACTATAATTCAGAGGGAAAACATCAGTCTTCTGTGGTAAACATAAGTCGGTCGTGCGAAAACTTGAATTTTCGTGTAACATCTGTAGGAACCCGTTGTCCTTTTGATTGGTATAACAATGGCGCTGCTTGTTATCTGATACGTCACGAAAAGAGAACATGGTTTCAAGCAAGAGATTTCTGCCGAAGCAATGGATCTGATCTAGTTAGTTTCCATAGCAAAGCTGAAGTTGATTCGCTTCCGAAAAACCAATTAAAAGAAGAACCGTATTGGACTGGATTGAATGAGATTGATCATAAAGGTACATTTAAATGGAGCGATGGGACTCCGCTTGATTATAAAAATTGGAACTTATACGAACCGAACCATTGGAACAACTTTGAACATTGTGTCGAAATGGAGCACTTCACTCACAGAAAATGGAATGATGGTAATTGCTATGTTTCACAAAGTTTTATCTGTAAATTGAGTCTTACTGACAAATGTGGGAACGGCAATTGGTATCTACACAATGGATCGTGTTACCTGTTTAATCCGTCTGATGACACGAAGCTGTCATGGGCTGCCGCTCGCCAATTTTGTCTACGAAAGGGTGCAGATTTAATCAGCATTGGTTCGGATAATGAATTTTCATTTGTTCTGAGTCAAGCTTTTCAATTATCTACGTCACGCAAATGGATAGGACTAAATGATTTGACTTTGATTGGCGAATATAAATGGCTCGACGGAACTGTTTCAAAAAATCTAACATGGGCCAATGGAGAACCAAACGATAAAAATGAACATTGTGTCTTCTTTGGAAGACTTGGTAATATTTATGATCATGACTGTGCAACACTGAATGGGTATATTTGTGAGAAAGTTTTGTgaatttcattaaatatttttttagagatTCGTTTTAGATCTCACAAATTTTAACAAACACTCATGAACGGCTTATAATTTGGTATGTAAGATGCGTGATTTATCTATAATGCGTAACTATTTTGAATGTGGTAAATtcgatgatttttttattaatttattttgcgTTTAATGTTAATAATCAATTAACATTACTTATATGTGTGTACTTTATTTCCCTACGGTAAAATACGGATTGTTTACAAAGAAAAAGAGTGTTGTCCTCGAAACTCGATAACCATTGTTTAAGACGCAGTCTTGTGATTAACAGATCCACTATGCCTCCAGGAATAAACAAATTTTCAAACTCGGAGTCGAAAgttccttttttgtatttttttttttgtgcttttcaTGCGACCGTACTTCTTAAGAAAACATTCATCGACTTTTCTGGTTTGATTTTTAAAAACGACgctttttttcattcaaatagaTTTATTTATTCAGCATATACTTTTTATCAATCAATTTACATGCTgtgcagaagaaaaaaaaaccagaaaaatcGGTCTATATTATTTCACTCTCTGCACATGAAATTAAAATTGTAATGAAAAACTGGAACTTGGACCTAAAATCAATTCAACATTTTCGAAAATAACGAAAGAAATATTATAGAAAGATGATTAAGTACCTGATTTGTAGGCAAAAATATGTATGTCTTACTAAATAGATGAGGCTTGAATTACAATGTTTAGACATATACTTTAGGTGATTTTCGATAAACTTTCATGCATTTTGGCAcaattttgctttaaaaaaatctAAGCTTGTAAAATATTTCTAATTGTTTGCTTAATGTGTAATATCATTGTACATAATACATTGATGTTTTGCAATTATTATAGAAAAACTATACATTCGCatataatgtatttttatatatgttatttttataaCTGTATTGTAgaattaaatttcttttcaaataagagtgatattgttttattaatgtatgtttAAATTCATGATAGCTAAACGTCACTGTGTATCAGAATGTATTTAGATTTGTTTGATTTGTCGATGTTTTTACGGTTCTTAACAGATATAATTTGGTCTTTCCTCTCATGCGATTGAATTCTATTGAAATGTGAATATCATCAAACTGGAGGCCATAACTAACAGTTCAACACAATCAACAGTTTCAAAGTATAAAACTATTTggtattaaaaattgaaaacaacacgtaatTAATTTAATGCGTCCAACGCGCTCTTCTAGATTTACTTTCCAAGAACCCtcaaaccaaatatttgaaatccattgatgtataagaaccaaaacagttgaagagctcAGTCTATACGACCAAAAGTACCTGAAAAATAACCAAATTCATCTAAGATCAACTttacctgagggagttgaaacctcagtttctttaaaaaacataatttataaacggacaatttttgAAAGTTTGTTACAAATCATGTCAGTTACGAAGTATTGACCTCTGAGCTAATGATTCCCTGGGTGACTAAAcctccaccagcagaggtatcgatcAAGTCATGTTAAAAGATGAAAACAGCACGTTATTAATTTTCAGAACcggaagcgcttttctggatttaccgtAATCAGGAATGCTCAaggccgaatatttgaaagccaaagatgtataagaaccgaaacagttcaAGAGTTATATGACCAAAAGTACTTAATAATAGCTAAATTCCTCTAATGTCCAATTTGTCTGAGGGAATTGAAACCTCagtttctttaaaatttcaagatttataaacggacaattctTGAAAAGTTGTTATAAATATTGTCAGTACCCAAGTATTGACTTCTTGGCTGATGAttccctcggggactaatagtccacctgGGTCTTCGCGTCTGCTGATGGACTGatagtccccgagagtatcaccagaccagtagccagtactttggaacagtcaaactcaaagatcgaaaatcAACtgccaacgccatggctaaaaaagtaaaagacaaacagacaaataatagtacattagACAGCACATAGAAAAGTAAaaactaagcaatacgaaccccacaaaaaacccgaaatgatctcaggtgctccgaaagggtaagcagatcatgctccaaatctggcacccgtcgtgttgctgatATTATCAAAAACCCGTAAATAGTCTTGTTCGGTAGTTCACACTAGATAGGCTTTTGGATTTTGAAATGTTTTGGCCAGGAGCATCACTGAAGAAATATTGATTCACTGATTGTCCAAATGCGCATTTGGTGCAGAATTATTTTTACCGTTTAAGCTATATCAACATATTTCTTTGAGATTCATTTTAGCACAAAACACCACAAACAGTCACAATTTTTGTGACGAATatttaaacttgaaatttatacatgtatatggaacaAGATCCAAACATTCACACTAATTTTCAGCATATCAGTCCAAAACATGATAGTGACGGTCTTGAAAGACTATTTTCAATTAATGGTATATCAaccactagtaacccgaatttaacttgatcggacaaaaacgtgttaacgctatttaaatgagattgatcgttatttgataaagattgacaaaaattaaaaattatatttaattcatttcaatttatatcaattcattttaacgccagtcaaatagatttctctgcagtcgatcaattgaaatcaagttagtggttagttgcgtcaaactaataggccacgcccctgttaagctatttcaaacatgcattaattcgttttaaacatggatgagacccgggctttttacaggtaaatcactcaagcaaaacgacctcgatgtatctatcgtttgggcagaatcaatttgcgccaattgcagttttttgtttcaaactttaaatgcgtacAGTCTTAGTAAAGTCGCATGTTTCACAATTTAATCAAGCGAATAAATAATAGGGCGCCCGAATAATACACGTGACATGTTCATATataaggaattaaaataaaaacattaaaatatatatgcacacgcggtttaaaaatgcaaaacttgtgaatctgttgaaaataaaatagttagatatATAACATGATTTTGATTTGCTCAAATGCACTAGATCTTTATCGCATATATACATGCGTTTCAAAAATTACCAAGTTCTATGAAAACTCGTGGCATGTAAGTTAcgtgtggtcctttgcaactatttacaaaactttatgtattcctgtatatttaccgtttctcttttttctgttttactataataattctttattccgtaagaaaatatacagctcataggatcaaatacatacacaaattatacagtttactatattgtactcgtatgtaaatgtagacacggaaaactacacagaaattatttattgtgtacataatttaaatcgatgtatttcatattttcggtattgactgtaaaaagtgcttGAGTGCAGTATGAGTGAAATACAGAATTAACTctaccttttttatatttctttatttgaggTAAGCTGCTGGCCAAGTTTCACttattctgtcgcaaatcatttacttcaataaccaatcaattgtattctgaaagaagttgatttgttctttgtacgaatacatgaaatatttctcactgaacgttatgtttgcaatcgatgatcaaatacaaatctacagtatttatatgaaagagacttaattatatatttttttttattattattctacatatatttgaaggatcgaaataatcagttctacaaatggatgttatttaaagacttgaaattttacaattatcaagtgcatccatgaaatttttatcgacgcaccaaCCTTTTCCCTTTCATCGTGCATAGCTCATTTTCCGATTCACTTAAGGTTTCtaacgatcttcttacttgttcattgcattctaaaattaaaatcctacacaaattgcaaaaaattttattctccggctagactgcgtaaaagataaatattgttttgtttgtgtatacacaatgttttgaaggccgatatccagtttggctaaaaaagaataaatttgcgccacaagttaattacgcgattctttttttttttttttttatcactttatcataaaaactgcaacattcatttgcgccaataaaacactcatttaattgtgcaaatattatagacttgttttcaaatgtttcttcttagaGCACTGAGGAGGTCCTTTTCGGTATTTACATGTAGGTTCAGAATTCGCAAACTGAAagggcctccttagtgcacttagactGACAAAAAAGTGCACTAGGGACCTGGTGgaaagatagaattgacacaaaaaaacatggcatacggaaggagaagtacataatttcgaattttagtaattataaagttttTTAACAGTTGAAGTAAGTATtataatgttacatgtacgtgtaaatatGTTAATAGTTTGGGCAATAGTTTCGaggtaaatatgacacaattaataaaattgagaatggaaatggggaatgtgtcaagttccatttattggcgcaattaatattataaaacagaAGAGATGAGCGCTATTCAAACgtttacaatatgacaaattacacctaaccgttttcacaaatcagtaattttttcgcccggggatatacacctgccagtaatctaccttcagtaactttacaatacccagccgtgtcatttccgtatattgtacatgtagatatcacgtgttatacatgtatatacaccagaaatacccattcGTGATTTTAAATTTCAGAAGAGCTCCATATCgggtacatcatgtacatgtacataaacataaaattacaataatatgaagaaaaaaaaatgttgttttagtaaatgcacctaggtatgtatttgtacacttatgttaattcgttatttcatgtatcttttttttgcttcaattacttttttgtatcttattgacttattcgtaaatcgaaaaaaACGCACAAATCTGAAATGAATGGTAAGCAtggcattgaacatgttgaatgatttctctaactcaaaactagttatccatgtacatgtagatgcctctgaaattatatttttctcgttgggttgcttgtccattaattgacgtttacgctatattcttatgttcggtatttgtgaaaaccgctcatctatcaattttacaagaaatataatacttgtaagtcatgaacattgaagtttaacttgctatcattttttcgtatacgcacaaacataaaataaaatgaaacaccttaagctggggtcacacattcacgatttttactaccGTCCtcgacaggaccattcccgattaaaatttatcaaaagtctgatcaagatcctgtgaatcgtggatggaaattcaaacttaaatcaaaatttgtaaaaaaaaaaatttgatcgcgacaacaatcagatagtgTTCAGGAAGCgacgatattcaaccgtttctaaGCGAATTAGTACCGACAATCCCGTTCTGAATCCGCTTCTAACCCGATTTGTatttttcgccaggtaaaattcgacccaGTATGTCACGACTTCGTCCCGACTCTACCGAacgtaatccgacagagatcagacggtgaccagacagtgaaccgacgctgacggaagataTCCGTTAGAAAACTCTCGGCAtattcgggatgatcaggtactgacggaacgtaatcctatcacggtccgctctatcgcattgctaacggctttgtctggtctcagtcgtattgtattctgtaattatcgggactctgacgtgggtatcattgattaatttcgtattaataacgggactgtttcggaacggtttcggcaaaaaacggttcgcaatcgacaagatctggatgcaatctggactcaatcggcagaaaaacaaatatgaaaaattactccagatcattcccgttccacaagacaccgtccagaatacacaagACATTGttcggaattcgatccgatacagcagaatctgtcacgacatagccacgattgtaatccgactagacaaaatcggctgagttgtcccgaatgttacgggacgcacctaactgtcggggtgctttgccgaactattcggacccttcccgacccgtaagaatctgttacgaactaacaCGACTGTATTCaaacaatgataggacattccagataattgaggatactaatccgactttttcacttttcgtgtcgtattgctgtctgatctcaaacgggagcaataatcggcaatgtgtgaaccccgcattaaagcGGTTTAAATTATGcagtgcattttgaaaatatagttttaaaaaaccggttatttttgtttcatactttttctatcccttttcttaaaaattaggacACGTGTCACTGGTTAATATAGAATACAATTAACGGTACGAATTTTCttgtaccagatgcgcatttcgaaaatacatgtctcttcag from Mytilus edulis chromosome 7, xbMytEdul2.2, whole genome shotgun sequence encodes the following:
- the LOC139529871 gene encoding macrophage mannose receptor 1-like, whose translation is MIITQSNPDETYTMCDTSSMDQHIYLDFDSKPDIKKSNRPFLKRSAKRIILCAIVIVTTAVLSSGLTFAVLYFNGNYNSEGKHQSSVVNISRSCENLNFRVTSVGTRCPFDWYNNGAACYLIRHEKRTWFQARDFCRSNGSDLVSFHSKAEVDSLPKNQLKEEPYWTGLNEIDHKGTFKWSDGTPLDYKNWNLYEPNHWNNFEHCVEMEHFTHRKWNDGNCYVSQSFICKLSLTDKCGNGNWYLHNGSCYLFNPSDDTKLSWAAARQFCLRKGADLISIGSDNEFSFVLSQAFQLSTSRKWIGLNDLTLIGEYKWLDGTVSKNLTWANGEPNDKNEHCVFFGRLGNIYDHDCATLNGYICEKVL